The Doryrhamphus excisus isolate RoL2022-K1 chromosome 1, RoL_Dexc_1.0, whole genome shotgun sequence genome includes a window with the following:
- the cdk2ap2 gene encoding cyclin-dependent kinase 2-associated protein 2: MSYKPIAPAPSGSNHTPPGSSVPSPSLPSSSNFRPAFSDFGPPSMGFVQPVKVSQGSTYSELLSVIEEMSREIRPTYAGSKSAMERLKRGIIHARALVRECLAETERSART; the protein is encoded by the exons ATGAGTTACAAACCTATAGCTCCTGCGCCATCTGGCTCCAACCACACACCTCCTG GTTCCTCTGTGCCCTCGCCTTCCCTCCCGTCGTCATCCAACTTCAGGCCAGCTTTCAGTGACTTTGGGCCGCCCTCCATGGGTTTTGTTCAG CCTGTCAAAGTCAGCCAAGGCTCCACTTACAGCGAGCTTCTGTCCGTCATTGAGGAGATGAGCCGTGAGATCCGCCCTACGTATGCTGGCAGCAAAAGTGCCATGGAGAGGCTAAAGAGAG gtaTAATCCATGCCCGTGCACTGGTCAGGGAATGTCTTGCAGAGACGGAAAGAAGCGCCCGCACATGA